A single window of Rhizobium indicum DNA harbors:
- a CDS encoding ImmA/IrrE family metallo-endopeptidase, giving the protein MEEVEANAFAASLLMPQQFLQQDLRDRFVDVEDEAMIKDLARTYHVSVQAMTIRIATLMNLHRL; this is encoded by the coding sequence GTGGAAGAGGTTGAGGCCAACGCGTTCGCGGCAAGCCTCTTAATGCCCCAGCAGTTTCTTCAGCAGGATTTGCGCGACCGGTTCGTCGATGTTGAAGATGAAGCCATGATCAAGGACCTGGCGAGGACGTACCATGTCAGCGTCCAGGCGATGACGATCAGGATCGCGACGCTCATGAACTTGCATCGGCTATGA